In the genome of Chryseobacterium arthrosphaerae, one region contains:
- a CDS encoding SusC/RagA family TonB-linked outer membrane protein: MRKKQCKIGVLAVVLSAQYAFAQTKDSLSKETSIKEVVVVAFGKQKKEEITGSVQSLKAKDLSNLQNGNILQGIGGKVAGVQVISSGQPGSQPTIRMRGIGSINASSDPLIVLDGIPYSGNLNSIAASDIESISFLEDASSNALYGSRGANGVIIVNTKRGKNKGLSIEADVRTGVNFRSIQDYSVFTSPQDYYTAFYNRGRIGEIARLKQPGAVPTGNTPHDVGLAALNRLGYNAYNVPFSQLIGKDGTFNPDAQLLYQDNWKKLLFRPALRREATLGINANGDQVKSYTSLNYLDDKGYLISSGFERFGIRSNVDYSITSKLKLTSALSYTYSKQDFGETGGFSNPFQFARNISPFYPVFLRDDNYQRLYDSHGNALYDYGDGQGPNGATRSYAVFENPVGNLQKDKSQTVSNITNLNLGLNYEIIKGLDFTYNFGAYLENVKNLQFGNTEGGTSSSVGGTITQGSIFKYTLNHQQLLTYQKKLGKHNFNILIGHELNKIKNEGFSGTKQQLLLPDSHSFDNAVKITDLSGNGYEYAVEGYFSRLLYNYDGKYFFNANIRRDGSSVFSPESRWGNFYGLGAAWNVAKEDFLKDNRVINSLKLKASYGQQGNDNILLDATNRDYYAYQDIYGINNFGDGKPVLSLKKQGNKDLKWETSKNLNAGFEISLLKNRITLNADYFERKVSDMIYTLPLPPSNAGSYVKYGNIGDMTNRGVQANINVDIFRTEQFQWSIYANATHYKNKITRLPAEQRNTGLVTGLFILTEGGDRYTYYLKEFAGVNPDNGDALWYRTVINPVTHQQEKVITNNYKEATDYNTGKSAIPKVYGGFGTDVSYKRFNLAVNFAYQFGGYGYDDIYRSLFHSDTYGSNYSTDLNKTWTPENPTAALPRVDLTATNQNGNSTLYLIKSDYISLQDVTLSYQLPDAFAQQAGLSGLKVYFTGNNLYLWSKRKGYDPRASLTGVSDPYRYSLLSSVSVGFKLTF, from the coding sequence ATGAGAAAAAAACAATGCAAAATTGGTGTATTGGCTGTGGTTCTGTCTGCACAATATGCCTTTGCACAAACCAAAGACAGTCTTTCGAAAGAGACTTCCATCAAAGAAGTGGTGGTGGTAGCTTTCGGAAAGCAGAAAAAAGAAGAAATAACAGGATCTGTACAGTCTCTGAAAGCAAAAGACCTGTCTAATCTTCAAAACGGGAATATCCTTCAGGGCATCGGGGGTAAGGTGGCCGGAGTACAGGTCATCTCTTCCGGGCAGCCGGGTTCACAACCTACCATCAGAATGAGAGGAATAGGTTCCATCAACGCATCCAGCGATCCGCTGATTGTACTGGACGGTATCCCTTACAGCGGAAACCTGAACAGTATCGCCGCATCAGATATTGAAAGTATTTCCTTTCTTGAAGATGCCTCTTCCAATGCTCTTTATGGTTCCAGAGGAGCCAACGGTGTTATTATCGTAAATACCAAACGGGGAAAAAATAAAGGGCTAAGCATTGAAGCTGATGTGAGAACCGGAGTCAATTTCAGATCCATCCAGGATTATTCCGTTTTTACTTCCCCTCAGGATTATTACACAGCTTTTTATAACAGGGGAAGAATCGGAGAAATCGCAAGATTAAAACAGCCGGGAGCTGTTCCTACCGGAAATACACCTCACGATGTGGGTCTGGCTGCACTTAACAGATTGGGATATAATGCCTATAACGTACCTTTCAGCCAACTGATCGGAAAAGACGGTACTTTCAATCCTGATGCACAGCTTCTTTATCAGGATAACTGGAAAAAACTGCTTTTCAGACCTGCCCTGAGAAGGGAGGCAACGTTGGGAATCAATGCCAATGGCGATCAGGTGAAGTCTTATACTTCTCTTAATTATCTGGATGATAAAGGATATCTGATCTCCTCCGGATTTGAGAGATTTGGGATAAGGTCCAATGTAGACTATTCCATCACATCAAAATTAAAACTGACCAGCGCCCTGTCTTATACCTACAGCAAACAGGACTTCGGGGAAACCGGCGGTTTTTCCAATCCATTCCAGTTTGCCAGAAACATCTCCCCTTTTTATCCAGTATTTCTCAGGGATGATAATTACCAGAGATTGTATGACAGCCATGGAAATGCATTGTACGATTATGGAGACGGGCAGGGCCCTAACGGAGCCACGAGATCATATGCCGTTTTTGAAAATCCGGTAGGGAATCTCCAGAAGGATAAATCCCAGACGGTAAGCAATATCACCAACCTTAATCTCGGATTAAATTATGAGATTATTAAAGGACTGGACTTTACCTATAATTTCGGGGCCTATCTTGAAAATGTAAAAAACCTTCAGTTCGGAAATACGGAAGGTGGAACCTCTTCTTCTGTAGGCGGAACAATTACCCAGGGATCAATATTCAAATATACCCTGAATCATCAGCAATTGCTTACTTATCAGAAGAAGCTGGGGAAACATAATTTCAACATTCTGATTGGGCATGAGCTGAATAAAATAAAGAATGAAGGCTTTTCAGGAACCAAGCAGCAGCTTTTATTACCAGACTCACATTCTTTTGATAATGCCGTAAAGATCACCGATCTTTCAGGAAATGGTTACGAATATGCTGTAGAAGGATATTTTTCAAGGTTACTTTATAATTATGACGGAAAATATTTCTTTAATGCCAACATCAGAAGAGACGGCTCATCTGTATTTTCACCGGAAAGCAGATGGGGAAATTTTTACGGATTGGGTGCCGCATGGAATGTAGCAAAAGAAGATTTCCTTAAGGACAACAGGGTGATCAATTCTTTAAAACTGAAAGCGTCTTACGGACAGCAGGGAAATGACAATATCCTTCTGGATGCTACTAACAGAGATTATTATGCCTATCAGGATATCTACGGAATCAACAATTTTGGTGATGGAAAACCGGTTTTATCCCTTAAAAAGCAGGGAAATAAAGACCTGAAATGGGAAACTTCCAAAAACCTGAACGCAGGATTTGAAATTTCTCTTTTGAAAAACAGGATAACGCTGAATGCAGATTATTTTGAAAGAAAAGTGTCTGACATGATCTATACCCTTCCCCTTCCTCCCTCCAATGCCGGATCTTATGTGAAATACGGAAACATCGGGGATATGACCAATCGCGGGGTACAGGCTAACATCAATGTTGATATTTTCCGTACGGAGCAGTTCCAATGGAGTATCTATGCCAACGCAACCCACTATAAAAATAAGATTACACGGTTACCTGCCGAACAGAGAAATACAGGTCTCGTTACAGGCTTATTCATTCTCACCGAAGGTGGAGACCGGTATACCTACTATCTGAAAGAGTTCGCAGGTGTAAACCCTGATAACGGGGATGCTCTGTGGTACCGCACCGTCATCAACCCGGTTACTCACCAGCAGGAAAAGGTGATCACCAACAATTATAAGGAAGCAACCGATTATAACACAGGAAAATCAGCAATTCCGAAGGTATACGGAGGATTCGGGACGGATGTGAGCTATAAGAGATTCAATCTTGCAGTAAATTTTGCCTACCAGTTTGGAGGATATGGCTATGATGATATTTACAGGAGCTTATTCCATTCTGATACTTACGGCTCTAATTATTCTACTGATCTGAATAAAACATGGACGCCTGAAAATCCTACAGCAGCATTACCAAGAGTTGATCTTACAGCAACCAATCAGAACGGAAACTCAACCCTGTACCTGATCAAATCAGACTATATCAGTCTTCAGGATGTAACACTCTCTTATCAGCTACCTGACGCTTTTGCACAACAGGCGGGCTTATCAGGTCTGAAAGTTTATTTCACAGGAAACAACCTCTACCTATGGTCTAAAAGAAAAGGCTATGACCCGAGGGCTTCCCTGACCGGAGTGTCTGATCCCTACAGATATTCTCTGTTATCCAGTGTTTCTGTAGGTTTTAAATTAACATTTTAA
- a CDS encoding aldehyde dehydrogenase family protein — MDFATIFQSQRDFFYSHQTKNVAFRKQTLSKLRNILKTNEERLYEAIYKDFRKGRFDTFLTELNLIYNEIDFFLKNLDQLSRPDKVKTALSLQPGKSHIYYDPLGVTLIIGAWNYPYQLTLSPMVSAIAAGNTCMIKPSELPENTMHLLAELINNNFPSDYVYVAEGGIPETTELLKLRFDKIFFTGSPKVGKIVYEAAAKNLVPVTLELGGKSPAVVTGTADLEVAAKRLVWGKFLNGGQTCIAPDYLLVEESVKPQLLQLMKEKLDEINYSDGAEHYTSIINKRNFDRVLGLIDETKIIYGGNYNSTTLYIEPTVMDNVSREDPVMQEEIFGPVFPVISYTDYDDMLNGIIEGEKPLAAYLFTKKEDEKGKFLKKVSFGGGCINDTLMHITSDYLPFGGIGNSGIGNYHGEFGFLTFSHQKSVIEKMNWGEPDWKYPPYSDKKMHWLKKVM, encoded by the coding sequence ATGGATTTCGCTACAATATTTCAGTCGCAAAGAGATTTTTTTTACTCACATCAGACCAAAAATGTGGCTTTTCGGAAACAAACCCTGTCAAAGCTCAGGAATATTTTAAAAACCAATGAGGAAAGGCTTTACGAAGCAATTTATAAGGATTTTCGTAAAGGCAGGTTTGATACTTTTCTTACCGAACTGAATCTGATATACAATGAGATTGATTTTTTTCTGAAAAACCTAGATCAGCTCAGCAGACCTGATAAAGTGAAAACAGCACTCAGCCTGCAGCCTGGGAAAAGCCATATTTATTACGATCCATTGGGGGTAACCTTAATTATCGGTGCCTGGAATTATCCCTATCAACTGACCTTGAGTCCCATGGTAAGCGCTATTGCAGCAGGAAATACCTGTATGATAAAACCAAGCGAGCTTCCGGAAAATACAATGCATCTTCTGGCAGAACTTATCAATAACAATTTTCCTTCGGATTATGTATATGTGGCAGAAGGTGGTATCCCGGAAACTACAGAACTATTGAAACTTCGATTTGACAAGATATTTTTTACAGGAAGTCCGAAAGTGGGAAAGATTGTTTATGAAGCGGCTGCAAAAAATCTTGTTCCTGTTACGTTGGAATTGGGTGGGAAATCTCCGGCGGTTGTTACCGGAACAGCCGATCTGGAAGTTGCTGCAAAGCGTCTGGTGTGGGGGAAGTTTCTGAACGGAGGGCAAACCTGTATCGCTCCTGATTATCTGCTTGTGGAAGAATCTGTGAAACCTCAGCTTTTACAACTGATGAAAGAAAAACTGGATGAAATCAATTATTCAGATGGGGCGGAACATTATACAAGCATCATCAACAAAAGAAATTTTGATCGTGTACTGGGACTTATTGATGAAACTAAAATTATATATGGCGGCAATTACAATAGCACAACACTGTATATAGAACCTACGGTCATGGACAATGTAAGCCGGGAAGATCCTGTGATGCAGGAAGAAATTTTTGGCCCTGTTTTTCCTGTTATTTCCTATACGGATTATGATGATATGCTTAACGGGATCATAGAGGGTGAAAAACCTCTGGCAGCTTATCTGTTTACAAAGAAGGAGGATGAAAAAGGTAAATTCTTGAAAAAAGTCTCTTTCGGTGGCGGATGTATCAATGATACGCTGATGCATATCACAAGTGATTATCTTCCGTTTGGAGGAATAGGAAACTCGGGAATAGGAAATTATCATGGTGAATTTGGGTTTCTCACGTTTTCGCATCAGAAATCAGTGATTGAAAAAATGAATTGGGGTGAACCGGACTGGAAATATCCGCCCTACTCTGATAAAAAAATGCATTGGCTTAAAAAAGTAATGTAA
- a CDS encoding phospholipase D-like domain-containing protein: MYYREHQKYYFKIDAENKEGVEVFVGQNAGNQLNKDILNAQEEVLIISPYIDESKVDDLLMLKNREVKVRLAFSDLRPEQYEDVLRKLIHQHKVTDVKKKEKRESLKSMYFLAAIALLCLGIISLAYFGIHIIDDLISANNFFALLISIASLYGFYLCWEKKTEVEKMEIYKYHYSENLNFKFIRNSRYESKFLHSKIYVIDRRVAYLGSLNYTRSGFTTNFESRIRITQKEKVNELIHFVHDIFEDNVNLKKHELFYLGKRVYREELY; encoded by the coding sequence GTGTATTACAGGGAACACCAAAAATATTATTTTAAAATTGATGCCGAAAATAAGGAAGGTGTTGAAGTCTTTGTTGGGCAAAATGCAGGAAACCAGTTGAATAAGGATATTCTGAATGCGCAGGAAGAAGTTTTGATCATCTCACCTTATATTGATGAATCGAAAGTAGATGACCTTCTGATGCTGAAGAACAGGGAGGTGAAGGTAAGACTGGCATTCAGTGATCTGCGGCCTGAGCAATATGAAGATGTTCTCCGGAAGCTTATCCATCAGCATAAGGTAACAGATGTAAAGAAAAAAGAAAAGAGGGAAAGTCTGAAGAGCATGTACTTTCTGGCTGCCATTGCTTTGCTGTGCCTGGGGATTATTTCGCTGGCCTATTTCGGTATTCATATCATTGATGACCTCATCAGTGCCAATAATTTTTTTGCACTCCTGATTTCAATCGCCTCACTTTATGGGTTTTACCTATGCTGGGAAAAGAAGACCGAAGTGGAAAAAATGGAGATTTACAAATACCATTACTCTGAAAACCTGAACTTCAAATTTATCAGGAACAGCCGTTACGAAAGTAAATTCCTGCATTCAAAGATTTATGTGATCGACAGGAGGGTGGCTTACCTCGGATCGCTGAACTATACCAGGAGCGGGTTTACCACTAATTTTGAGTCCCGGATCAGAATTACACAGAAAGAAAAAGTCAATGAACTCATCCATTTTGTTCATGATATTTTTGAGGATAATGTGAATCTTAAGAAACACGAGCTTTTCTATCTTGGGAAAAGAGTCTACAGAGAAGAACTGTACTGA
- a CDS encoding retropepsin-like aspartic protease produces the protein MKNPGAVMPLSMRKCLKIPALKKKTMQRLSLFMLLLLSVAGSGQHRHLEFENIYGQIKDKNFFKARDMFREMKQKLPADYRYFTEAVLDNAFNKPEESNQKILALSGLKTELPDSLMLKISHIKEDNCMKQYDYSGAKNAVLVTLQKYNDLLTEEERTDLKNNLKIWTALEKQPGQKVIRNGNTRVKMKKDVANLKNLTITTGRDSMNFIFDTGANISTVSASTAKRLKMKIIPADIDVDAITGIAVKADLAVCEKLTLGNITVENAVFLVFADQALSFPQISYQINGILGFPVIEALKEVQLTQDDYFIVPEKETKISGPSNMAIDGLTPLIFVDGKHFTFDTGADHTILYAPFYQENKKNIDAQYKPSKISMGGAGGKAEYDGFKVNHTFHILGKEIPLKDISLLKSKINKENVYGNMGQDVIRQFNTMTLNFDQMFIKFD, from the coding sequence ATGAAGAATCCAGGAGCTGTAATGCCGTTATCTATGAGAAAATGTTTGAAAATACCGGCGTTAAAGAAAAAAACGATGCAAAGACTTTCATTATTTATGCTGTTGTTATTGTCTGTTGCAGGATCTGGGCAGCACCGTCATTTGGAATTTGAAAATATATACGGCCAGATAAAAGATAAGAATTTCTTTAAAGCACGGGATATGTTTAGGGAAATGAAGCAAAAATTACCGGCAGACTACCGGTATTTTACAGAGGCGGTTCTAGACAATGCATTCAATAAACCTGAAGAATCCAATCAGAAAATTCTTGCACTTTCAGGGTTGAAAACGGAGCTTCCCGATTCACTTATGCTTAAGATTTCGCATATTAAAGAAGACAACTGTATGAAACAGTATGATTATTCAGGAGCCAAAAATGCTGTACTGGTAACCCTTCAAAAATATAATGATCTGCTTACGGAAGAAGAAAGAACCGATCTGAAAAACAATCTGAAAATCTGGACGGCTCTGGAAAAACAGCCGGGGCAAAAAGTAATAAGAAACGGCAATACCCGCGTGAAAATGAAAAAGGATGTTGCTAACCTGAAAAACCTTACCATAACAACAGGGAGAGATTCCATGAACTTTATCTTTGATACGGGAGCTAATATTTCTACCGTTTCGGCAAGTACGGCAAAACGTTTAAAAATGAAAATCATTCCCGCAGATATTGATGTGGATGCCATCACCGGTATTGCTGTAAAAGCGGATCTCGCAGTATGTGAAAAACTGACGCTTGGGAATATTACCGTCGAAAATGCAGTCTTCCTTGTGTTTGCAGATCAGGCGCTCAGCTTTCCGCAAATCAGCTATCAGATCAATGGAATTTTAGGATTTCCGGTAATAGAAGCTTTAAAAGAAGTGCAGCTCACCCAGGACGACTATTTTATAGTGCCTGAAAAAGAAACGAAAATATCCGGCCCGTCCAATATGGCAATTGATGGTCTTACGCCGCTTATTTTTGTGGATGGTAAACATTTTACCTTTGATACCGGTGCTGACCATACCATCTTATATGCTCCTTTTTATCAGGAAAATAAAAAAAATATTGATGCGCAGTATAAGCCCTCCAAAATCAGTATGGGTGGAGCAGGAGGAAAGGCGGAATATGATGGCTTTAAGGTGAATCATACTTTTCATATACTTGGAAAAGAAATCCCGTTGAAAGACATCAGCCTGTTGAAATCTAAAATTAATAAAGAAAACGTTTACGGAAATATGGGGCAGGATGTCATCCGTCAGTTCAATACAATGACCTTGAACTTTGACCAGATGTTCATTAAGTTTGATTAA
- a CDS encoding acetoacetate decarboxylase (ADC), whose protein sequence is MNLFKIALTIAGMAVCSDSMAAFHGNSRLSGVTAETNTNHMTMDTIRPNQTIIDLAGHQVPVVKDGLYDRFRSNPPLSVIEKEAPEIDLSWFKTIQKQKKEVGFTTYSPNFYYSNSSITAIYTADMKTLKKLIPKEVRDVVKPISITPGRGLIAITAYAYHYCDNDSYNELSISIVTTKPNSGNWGVFSLMGELKNKNLWGYVLKLPVDTELARVRGVVGYNLPKWLIPIDYSNTGNSMTFSFYDQSGKMDFSIKGKKLDIAEAKPDITRSNFINLDTKGKLTHGYTDVRALKKASSKKKEDVQLSLTDGPLSAFIKSLDLGKLMRYDYQPEFQAALYTPELAEDLKK, encoded by the coding sequence ATGAACCTTTTTAAAATAGCACTTACAATAGCCGGTATGGCAGTCTGTTCCGACAGTATGGCCGCTTTCCACGGAAATAGCAGACTGTCAGGTGTAACGGCTGAAACCAATACAAACCACATGACAATGGATACCATCAGACCCAACCAGACCATCATTGACCTTGCAGGACATCAGGTGCCTGTTGTAAAGGATGGCCTTTATGACAGATTTCGCTCAAACCCGCCGTTATCGGTCATTGAAAAAGAAGCACCGGAGATCGATCTGAGCTGGTTCAAAACGATTCAGAAACAGAAAAAAGAAGTAGGATTTACAACCTATTCACCCAATTTCTATTACAGCAACAGCAGTATTACAGCCATTTATACCGCTGATATGAAAACCCTGAAAAAGCTGATACCAAAAGAAGTGCGTGATGTGGTAAAGCCGATTTCCATTACTCCCGGACGTGGATTGATTGCGATTACAGCTTATGCCTATCATTACTGTGATAATGATTCTTATAATGAATTATCGATTTCAATTGTCACTACAAAACCCAATTCGGGAAACTGGGGTGTATTTTCTCTGATGGGAGAGCTGAAAAATAAAAATCTTTGGGGATATGTCCTGAAACTCCCTGTAGACACAGAGCTGGCCAGAGTACGTGGCGTGGTGGGATACAATTTACCGAAATGGCTGATTCCGATTGATTATAGTAATACAGGAAACTCAATGACCTTTAGTTTTTACGATCAATCAGGTAAAATGGATTTTTCGATCAAAGGAAAGAAGCTGGATATTGCAGAAGCCAAGCCCGATATTACCCGCTCCAATTTCATCAATCTGGATACAAAAGGCAAACTGACCCACGGATATACAGACGTAAGAGCATTGAAAAAAGCAAGCAGCAAAAAGAAAGAGGATGTCCAGCTTTCTCTTACCGATGGCCCGTTATCTGCCTTTATCAAATCTCTGGATCTGGGAAAACTGATGCGTTATGATTATCAGCCGGAATTTCAGGCTGCCCTTTATACTCCTGAATTGGCGGAGGATTTAAAAAAATAA
- a CDS encoding RagB/SusD family nutrient uptake outer membrane protein: MKKIKYFVAALAIGLITNSCASDLNTLPEGDISGEQLNDDQSKPEKILGGIYLDLRSNGAGGTTSHSDFGIMGIKAGADLMSNDVIQSTNQHLGMFYNYEATNASNLASEIVWTTFYARIFVINKLLDDLQNDGNAKNKAIRGQLLALRAYSYFYLVRFYAHDYKGHPSDPGLPLVLTSSNPNQGLPRSTVSEVYGQITKDIEESIGLLDSFARPSRAQIDQRTAKAIAAEVFLQTGDYAKAGKYADESKQGIALMTENEYTTTGFSNINNPEVIWGFHNTISTMSIGNYYASFFSMFDNTNEGYAGAAQIRKLIDKRLYEAIPETDYRKKVFNGSQSAQYTFNGKTKNYPAYVSWKFKDPSLFEGDYIYIRASSLYYIEAEALARQGREAEARQVLFDITSKRDKNYTLSTKAGNDLINEIILQKRIELWGEGYAWFDMKRLNTPLERIYTGTNHTFGRFNLTPDKFRFQIPNKEINNNPQIKQNE; the protein is encoded by the coding sequence ATGAAAAAAATAAAATACTTTGTAGCTGCACTTGCCATAGGCCTTATTACCAACAGCTGCGCCAGCGATCTGAATACTTTACCGGAAGGAGATATATCCGGTGAACAGCTGAATGATGATCAGTCCAAGCCTGAAAAGATATTAGGCGGAATTTACCTAGATCTCCGAAGCAACGGAGCCGGAGGAACCACTTCCCATTCCGATTTCGGGATTATGGGGATAAAAGCGGGCGCTGACCTGATGTCTAATGACGTCATCCAGTCTACCAATCAGCACCTGGGAATGTTTTATAATTATGAAGCGACCAACGCCAGTAATCTGGCTTCGGAAATCGTATGGACTACTTTTTATGCAAGAATATTCGTCATCAATAAGCTTCTTGATGATCTGCAGAATGATGGAAATGCAAAGAACAAAGCCATCAGAGGACAGTTGCTGGCACTAAGGGCTTATTCTTATTTCTATCTGGTACGATTCTATGCTCATGATTATAAAGGACATCCGTCTGATCCGGGACTTCCGCTGGTACTTACAAGCAGTAATCCTAACCAGGGACTTCCAAGATCAACAGTGTCAGAAGTCTATGGGCAGATCACCAAAGACATTGAAGAATCTATCGGCCTGCTTGACAGCTTTGCACGACCATCGAGAGCACAGATTGACCAGAGAACGGCAAAAGCTATTGCGGCTGAGGTATTTCTGCAAACGGGGGATTATGCAAAAGCAGGTAAATATGCTGATGAAAGTAAACAGGGCATTGCCCTGATGACTGAAAACGAGTATACTACCACAGGATTTTCCAACATCAATAATCCTGAAGTGATATGGGGTTTCCATAATACGATTTCTACAATGAGTATCGGAAACTACTATGCTTCTTTCTTCTCAATGTTTGATAATACCAACGAGGGCTATGCCGGGGCCGCACAAATCCGGAAGCTTATAGATAAACGGCTTTATGAAGCCATTCCGGAAACAGATTACCGGAAAAAAGTATTCAATGGAAGCCAGAGTGCCCAGTACACCTTTAACGGGAAAACGAAAAATTATCCGGCCTACGTAAGCTGGAAATTTAAAGATCCCAGTCTCTTTGAAGGAGATTATATCTATATCAGGGCTTCCTCTCTGTATTATATAGAAGCTGAAGCACTGGCAAGACAGGGACGGGAAGCCGAGGCAAGACAGGTCCTGTTTGACATCACTTCAAAAAGGGATAAAAACTATACACTATCAACAAAAGCAGGAAACGATCTGATCAACGAAATCATCCTGCAAAAAAGGATAGAACTTTGGGGCGAAGGCTATGCATGGTTTGATATGAAACGACTGAATACCCCACTGGAAAGAATCTACACGGGTACGAACCATACTTTCGGAAGGTTTAACCTTACCCCTGATAAATTCAGATTCCAGATACCGAATAAAGAGATTAATAATAACCCACAAATCAAACAGAATGAGTAA
- a CDS encoding jacalin-like lectin has product MNHYIIKSIGGGGGSLFDMSTVQSVGIHAGKYVDQIIINGVTHGGGGGDNDGTLILEDDEFVERIDYRAGKYIDYIKFTTNKNRSIAGGGRGGSENTIDGKLIAISGQSGEYVDSLNFLLETN; this is encoded by the coding sequence ATGAATCATTACATCATTAAATCAATCGGAGGTGGCGGTGGCTCTCTCTTTGATATGTCTACCGTTCAATCTGTCGGCATCCATGCCGGGAAATATGTAGACCAGATCATCATCAATGGCGTTACTCATGGCGGCGGCGGTGGTGACAACGACGGGACTTTAATTCTGGAAGATGATGAATTCGTTGAACGGATTGATTACAGGGCCGGGAAATATATTGATTATATTAAATTCACTACCAACAAAAACCGCAGTATTGCAGGAGGAGGCAGAGGAGGCAGTGAAAATACGATTGACGGAAAACTCATTGCCATTTCCGGCCAAAGCGGAGAATATGTTGACAGTTTAAATTTTCTCTTGGAAACAAACTGA
- a CDS encoding amidohydrolase family protein: MMRKYFTYILLLGFPLLGAQNKENQNSGYQKNWASLEQENENLAFDADLKLSDAEKALDQKMSELRQQVIKDAKEKKIPLNNLSFSEIKPMIESSQLFNIIRTMPKGGLLHTHSGGFTDVQWVIEAARKYKECYVYDQKDHGDYIYGQLAFFEKGKVPGGFVNLDQKLISTPGFEKELQDLLILKRDNLCSYTDYWIEFEKRFQRINLLLPYRPFFKEYYLKGFQDLVKDHVQHVEVRYIFGDLYDFQHGKYPSKTAITDLQDVVKQIRKTNPQFTLKLIYSSFKFLEQDEVEKQLETAFEFKKEYPDLISGFDLVADEATGKRINYFQGNWVRLKELSKKYGVEMPLFLHAGESNSVSNKNVLDIALLNNQRIGHGLNLMYFPKTMELIRQQNKLVEVSPISNQVLGYVSDLRNHPARVLLSNGVQCSISSDDPSVYGYEGLSYDFWVAFVYWELDVKALKKLVFNSINYSSLNAGEKKQAVEYLNKQWADFIQKAK, encoded by the coding sequence ATGATGAGAAAATATTTTACCTATATATTACTTTTGGGATTTCCGCTGTTGGGAGCTCAGAACAAAGAAAATCAAAATTCCGGTTATCAAAAGAACTGGGCCTCATTGGAACAGGAAAATGAGAACCTTGCCTTTGATGCAGATCTGAAATTATCTGATGCTGAAAAAGCACTGGATCAAAAAATGTCAGAATTAAGACAACAGGTCATAAAGGATGCGAAAGAGAAAAAAATACCATTAAATAATCTGTCTTTCAGTGAAATAAAGCCGATGATCGAAAGCAGTCAACTGTTTAATATCATCCGGACAATGCCTAAAGGCGGTTTGCTGCATACCCACAGTGGAGGTTTTACTGATGTGCAATGGGTGATTGAGGCTGCAAGAAAATATAAAGAATGTTATGTCTACGATCAAAAGGATCACGGAGACTATATTTATGGTCAACTGGCTTTTTTTGAGAAAGGGAAAGTTCCCGGAGGTTTTGTGAACCTTGATCAGAAACTGATCTCTACTCCCGGATTTGAAAAGGAACTGCAGGATCTTCTCATCCTGAAGCGGGATAACTTGTGTTCCTATACCGATTACTGGATTGAATTTGAGAAACGTTTTCAACGTATCAATCTGCTGCTTCCTTATCGTCCGTTTTTTAAAGAATATTATCTGAAAGGCTTTCAGGACCTTGTAAAAGATCATGTACAGCACGTAGAGGTCAGATATATTTTTGGTGATCTGTACGATTTTCAGCACGGAAAATATCCTTCCAAAACAGCCATTACCGATTTGCAGGATGTTGTTAAACAGATCCGCAAGACCAATCCTCAGTTTACCCTGAAGTTAATTTATTCAAGCTTTAAGTTTTTAGAACAGGATGAGGTGGAAAAGCAGCTTGAAACCGCTTTTGAGTTTAAAAAGGAATATCCGGATCTGATTTCGGGATTTGATCTGGTGGCAGATGAAGCTACCGGTAAGCGTATTAATTATTTCCAGGGAAACTGGGTCAGACTGAAAGAGCTTTCCAAGAAATATGGAGTAGAAATGCCGCTCTTCCTGCATGCTGGCGAAAGCAATTCGGTATCGAATAAAAACGTTCTGGATATTGCTTTGCTGAATAACCAAAGAATAGGACATGGTCTGAATCTGATGTATTTTCCGAAAACGATGGAACTGATCAGACAGCAGAATAAACTGGTTGAAGTAAGCCCGATCAGCAATCAGGTTCTGGGATATGTGAGTGATCTTAGAAATCATCCGGCGAGAGTTTTACTCAGTAACGGAGTACAGTGTTCCATCAGCAGCGATGATCCTTCGGTATATGGATACGAAGGGCTCAGCTATGATTTCTGGGTAGCTTTTGTGTATTGGGAACTGGATGTAAAAGCTCTGAAAAAACTTGTTTTCAACTCCATCAATTACTCGTCTCTGAATGCCGGTGAAAAGAAACAGGCTGTTGAATATCTCAATAAACAATGGGCAGATTTCATTCAGAAAGCAAAATAG